A single region of the Triticum dicoccoides isolate Atlit2015 ecotype Zavitan chromosome 2B, WEW_v2.0, whole genome shotgun sequence genome encodes:
- the LOC119361822 gene encoding disease resistance protein RGA2-like isoform X2, whose protein sequence is MPATALTVTGWGLSPVIKELAEVTKSFLYGRYRSFKRFVDERAQLEEIVKKAEPILERRRGVHDDETTRELIDAIDEVKGVLDAFLYQDILLANLAAKHNKLTQFAYSARRAGRQLVYKDEPFRRLEKVLKKLPAIDQKLQLFVGEGAGEAACEPMEKKATGPLPLPGDKLFVGYTKEYDQLMSALLNDQPSSSNNRRNMDVVAVVGPGGSGTTTMARRAINDHRVAEQFDLKVWVHVSNTFLNTHLLAKICKSMEGTTCQAEAGMLFSNLQQIVRERFSSKKFLLVLDDVCNNESDNDMGDKMKTMWGDVLASFEGGKPGSRILMTSQANMCVRALGAGTRIVLDGIGAADLALVLKQTAFGDEHAETPLLDDVIQSVAVCLRGSPSAAKAAVGKLTDKRSKSGWKGLLKPGSGHSGAGDAWSYWNLSPQLRSCLGFCSMFPDKWEFEPETLVKMWIANGIIRGDDNGNVEIGKKYIRDLQARSLFKSIKEDGRTYFVLPELVHSMLLSLPTKYFHRFSHEDLTSSPTIVPESVRHLSLIGGGCHALAKLKEMENPVLNKLKTLLVFEGSAIDKEVTEQLKAVTMLDLAGTQIVDLPKGIGKCKHLRYLGLPDTIRSLPAAVTKLLHLQTLSLGKKCTLDQGFPAHGMCSLINLRHLDMPVKYIGMISHLGRLKQLQGSIELCADKGQRHVILQELAGMNSLHGTITVKGLHAVARKEEAQKARLEKKEHAKVLKFEWSGERACSIRSQEQVFEGLRPPRNIQELHIRRYQGTSSPSWLEGNHLKNLSQLHLINCPNCKVLPCLNQLPDLRVLHIKEMRSVSRIDRMLLGGRGGVLRSLQKLELDDMPNLAEWSVDSTGDAFPRLQEVHILNCPKLKHLPRIPSTVINLKIEHENSYLHMYPCSRSTSASFVLEIHGEAVERLQQDFLLQDPARDNHALSIKSYAGPGELEMFFQKLQSLEMLEISDCTEFRAFPDDAVPATLKSLRLKGCHPTLMEELHDRTSPTWARINSIPRVNIID, encoded by the exons ATGCCGGCCACCGCCTTAACTGTTACCGGGTGGGGGCTGTCGCCGGTCATCAAGGAGCTCGCAGAGGTGACGAAATCCTTCCTGTATGGCCGGTATAGAAGCTTCAAGCGTTTCGTCGATGAGCGTGCTCAGCTGGAGGAGATCGTGAAGAAAGCCGAGCCCATCCTGGAGAGACGGCGCGGCGTCCACGACGACGAGACGACGCGTGAGCTCATAGATGCCATCGACGAGGTGAAGGGCGTCCTGGATGCCTTTCTCTACCAGGACATCCTCCTGGCCAACTTGGCAGCGAAGCACAACAAGCTCACACAATTCGCCTACTCCGCGAGGAGAGCCGGCCGGCAGCTGGTCTACAAGGACGAGCCGTTCAGACGGCTCGAGAAGGTGCTGAAGAAGCTGCCCGCAATTGATCAGAAATTGCAGCTTTTTGTTGGAGAAGGTGCTGGAGAAGCCGCCTGCGAGCCAATGGAGAAGAAGGCGACGGGCCCGCTGCCGTTGCCGGGGGATAAGCTCTTCGTTGGGTACACCAAGGAGTATGATCAGCTGATGTCAGCCTTGCTCAACGACCAgcccagcagcagcaacaaccgcCGCAACATGGATGTGGTAGCCGTGGTCGGCCCCGGCGGCTCCGGGACGACCACGATGGCTCGGCGGGCAATTAACGACCACAGAGTGGCGGAACAATTCGATTTGAAGGTATGGGTGCATGTTTCAAACACGTTCCTCAACACCCACCTGTTAGCAAAGATCTGCAAGTCCATGGAAGGAACCACATGCCAAGCAGAAGCCGGGATGCTGTTCAGCAATCTCCAGCAGATCGTTCGTGAAAGGTTCAGCTCCAAGAAGTTCCTGCTTGTGCTTGATGACGTGTGCAACAATGAATCAGACAATGACATGGGGGACAAGATGAAGACGATGTGGGGGGACGTGCTAGCCTCATTCGAAGGCGGAAAGCCAGGGAGCAGGATcctgatgacgagccaagcaaacaTGTGCGTCAGGGCGCTCGGCGCCGGGACAAGGATCGTGCTGGACGGGATCGGCGCCGCCGACCTCGCGCTGGTGCTGAAGCAAACGGCGTTCGGGGACGAGCATGCAGAGACCCCGCTCCTCGACGATGTTATCCAAAGCGTCGCGGTGTGTCTCAGGGGCTCACCGTCGGCAGCGAAAGCTGCCGTCGGCAAGCTGACAGACAAGAGGAGCAAGAGCGGCTGGAAGGGCCTCTTAAAGCCGGGATCAGGACACTCCGGCGCCGGCGATGCATGGAGCTACTGGAATCTGTCGCCGCAGCTGAGATCTTGCTTGGGATTCTGCAGCATGTTCCCGGACAAGTGGGAGTTCGAGCCTGAAACGCTCGTCAAGATGTGGATAGCAAATGGCATCATCCGCGGCGACGACAACGGGAATGTGGAGATAGGGAAAAAGTACATTAGAGATCTACAGGCGAGGTCCTTGTTCAAATCCATCAAGGAAGACGGACGAACCTACTTTGTCCTTCCTGAGCTGGTCCATTCGATGCTCCTGTCACTGCCCACGAAGTATTTCCACAGGTTTAGCCATGAGGATCTTACCAGCAGCCCTACAATAGTCCCGGAAAGTGTTCGGCACCTATCCCTGATCGGTGGAGGATGCCATGCCCTGGCTAAGCTTAAGGAGATGGAAAACCCTGTGCTTAACAAGTTGAAGACGTTATTAGTCTTCGAGGGCTCCGCAATTGACAAGGAAGTAACCGAGCAACTCAAGGCCGTCACTATGCTGGACTTGGCTGGCACACAGATCGTCGATCTGCCAAAAGGCATCGGCAAGTGTAAACATCTGCGGTACCTAGGCCTCCCGGATACCATCAGGAGCCTTCCTGCCGCCGTTACAAAGCTGTTGCATCTGCAGACTCTGTCCCTGGGCAAGAAATGCACGCTTGATCAGGGCTTCCCAGCTCATGGCATGTGCAGCTTGATCAATCTGAGGCACCTCGACATGCCCGTCAAGTACATTGGCATGATAAGTCACCTTGGAAGGCTGAAGCAACTCCAGGGGTCAATCGAGTTGTGCGCTGACAAGGGACAGAGGCATGTCATCCTCCAAGAGCTTGCCGGCATGAACTCCCTCCACGGCACCATCACCGTGAAGGGGCTTCACGCGGTCGCCAGAAAGGAAGAAGCTCAGAAAGCCCGCCTTGAAAAGAAAGAGCATGCTAAGGTCCTAAAGTTTGAATGGTCGGGGGAACGAGCTTGCTCCATCCGCTCACAGGAGCAAGTTTTTGAGGGGCTCCGGCCACCCCGTAACATACAAGAGCTGCACATCCGCAGGTACCAGGGCACATCATCGCCTAGCTGGCTGGAGGGCAACCACCTAAAAAACTTGAGTCAGCTGCATCTCATAAACTGCCCCAATTGCAAGGTGCTTCCATGTCTTAACCAGCTGCCTGACCTCAGGGTTCTGCACATCAAAGAGATGCGCTCCGTCAGTCGGATTGACCGCATGCTCTTGGGCGGCAGAGGCGGGGTTCTCCGGTCGCTGCAGAAACTTGAGCTGGATGATATGCCCAATCTGGCCGAGTGGAGCGTCGATTCCACCGGCGACGCGTTCCCTCGCCTCCAAGAGGTACACATCCTTAACTGCCCCAAACTGAAGCACCTGCCACGGATCCCATCCACCGTCATCAACTTGAAGATAGAGCACGAAAACTCTTACCTTCACATGTACCCCTGCTCGAGGTCGACGTCGGCCTCTTTTGTTTTGGAAATCCACGGGGAGGCGGTGGAGCGGCTGCAGCAAGATTTCCTCCTCCAGGATCCCGCCAGGGATAACCACGCCCTGAGCATTAAGAGCTACGCAGGGCCCGGTGAA CTTGAGATGTTCTTCCAGAAACTGCAGTCCCTCGAGATGCTGGAGATCTCTGATTGCACCGAGTTCCGCGCGTTCCCGGACGACGCCGTACCAGCGACGCTGAAATCTCTTAGGTTGAAAGGATGCCACCCCACGCTTATGGAGGAGCTACATGATAGGACAAGCCCTACGTGGGCAAGGATTAACTCAATCCCCAGAGTCAACATTATTGACTGA
- the LOC119361822 gene encoding disease resistance protein RGA2-like isoform X1, with amino-acid sequence MPATALTVTGWGLSPVIKELAEVTKSFLYGRYRSFKRFVDERAQLEEIVKKAEPILERRRGVHDDETTRELIDAIDEVKGVLDAFLYQDILLANLAAKHNKLTQFAYSARRAGRQLVYKDEPFRRLEKVLKKLPAIDQKLQLFVGEGAGEAACEPMEKKATGPLPLPGDKLFVGYTKEYDQLMSALLNDQPSSSNNRRNMDVVAVVGPGGSGTTTMARRAINDHRVAEQFDLKVWVHVSNTFLNTHLLAKICKSMEGTTCQAEAGMLFSNLQQIVRERFSSKKFLLVLDDVCNNESDNDMGDKMKTMWGDVLASFEGGKPGSRILMTSQANMCVRALGAGTRIVLDGIGAADLALVLKQTAFGDEHAETPLLDDVIQSVAVCLRGSPSAAKAAVGKLTDKRSKSGWKGLLKPGSGHSGAGDAWSYWNLSPQLRSCLGFCSMFPDKWEFEPETLVKMWIANGIIRGDDNGNVEIGKKYIRDLQARSLFKSIKEDGRTYFVLPELVHSMLLSLPTKYFHRFSHEDLTSSPTIVPESVRHLSLIGGGCHALAKLKEMENPVLNKLKTLLVFEGSAIDKEVTEQLKAVTMLDLAGTQIVDLPKGIGKCKHLRYLGLPDTIRSLPAAVTKLLHLQTLSLGKKCTLDQGFPAHGMCSLINLRHLDMPVKYIGMISHLGRLKQLQGSIELCADKGQRHVILQELAGMNSLHGTITVKGLHAVARKEEAQKARLEKKEHAKVLKFEWSGERACSIRSQEQVFEGLRPPRNIQELHIRRYQGTSSPSWLEGNHLKNLSQLHLINCPNCKVLPCLNQLPDLRVLHIKEMRSVSRIDRMLLGGRGGVLRSLQKLELDDMPNLAEWSVDSTGDAFPRLQEVHILNCPKLKHLPRIPSTVINLKIEHENSYLHMYPCSRSTSASFVLEIHGEAVERLQQDFLLQDPARDNHALSIKSYAGPGEVSINLLSSARSLSLSRCVVTDRQLEMFFQKLQSLEMLEISDCTEFRAFPDDAVPATLKSLRLKGCHPTLMEELHDRTSPTWARINSIPRVNIID; translated from the coding sequence ATGCCGGCCACCGCCTTAACTGTTACCGGGTGGGGGCTGTCGCCGGTCATCAAGGAGCTCGCAGAGGTGACGAAATCCTTCCTGTATGGCCGGTATAGAAGCTTCAAGCGTTTCGTCGATGAGCGTGCTCAGCTGGAGGAGATCGTGAAGAAAGCCGAGCCCATCCTGGAGAGACGGCGCGGCGTCCACGACGACGAGACGACGCGTGAGCTCATAGATGCCATCGACGAGGTGAAGGGCGTCCTGGATGCCTTTCTCTACCAGGACATCCTCCTGGCCAACTTGGCAGCGAAGCACAACAAGCTCACACAATTCGCCTACTCCGCGAGGAGAGCCGGCCGGCAGCTGGTCTACAAGGACGAGCCGTTCAGACGGCTCGAGAAGGTGCTGAAGAAGCTGCCCGCAATTGATCAGAAATTGCAGCTTTTTGTTGGAGAAGGTGCTGGAGAAGCCGCCTGCGAGCCAATGGAGAAGAAGGCGACGGGCCCGCTGCCGTTGCCGGGGGATAAGCTCTTCGTTGGGTACACCAAGGAGTATGATCAGCTGATGTCAGCCTTGCTCAACGACCAgcccagcagcagcaacaaccgcCGCAACATGGATGTGGTAGCCGTGGTCGGCCCCGGCGGCTCCGGGACGACCACGATGGCTCGGCGGGCAATTAACGACCACAGAGTGGCGGAACAATTCGATTTGAAGGTATGGGTGCATGTTTCAAACACGTTCCTCAACACCCACCTGTTAGCAAAGATCTGCAAGTCCATGGAAGGAACCACATGCCAAGCAGAAGCCGGGATGCTGTTCAGCAATCTCCAGCAGATCGTTCGTGAAAGGTTCAGCTCCAAGAAGTTCCTGCTTGTGCTTGATGACGTGTGCAACAATGAATCAGACAATGACATGGGGGACAAGATGAAGACGATGTGGGGGGACGTGCTAGCCTCATTCGAAGGCGGAAAGCCAGGGAGCAGGATcctgatgacgagccaagcaaacaTGTGCGTCAGGGCGCTCGGCGCCGGGACAAGGATCGTGCTGGACGGGATCGGCGCCGCCGACCTCGCGCTGGTGCTGAAGCAAACGGCGTTCGGGGACGAGCATGCAGAGACCCCGCTCCTCGACGATGTTATCCAAAGCGTCGCGGTGTGTCTCAGGGGCTCACCGTCGGCAGCGAAAGCTGCCGTCGGCAAGCTGACAGACAAGAGGAGCAAGAGCGGCTGGAAGGGCCTCTTAAAGCCGGGATCAGGACACTCCGGCGCCGGCGATGCATGGAGCTACTGGAATCTGTCGCCGCAGCTGAGATCTTGCTTGGGATTCTGCAGCATGTTCCCGGACAAGTGGGAGTTCGAGCCTGAAACGCTCGTCAAGATGTGGATAGCAAATGGCATCATCCGCGGCGACGACAACGGGAATGTGGAGATAGGGAAAAAGTACATTAGAGATCTACAGGCGAGGTCCTTGTTCAAATCCATCAAGGAAGACGGACGAACCTACTTTGTCCTTCCTGAGCTGGTCCATTCGATGCTCCTGTCACTGCCCACGAAGTATTTCCACAGGTTTAGCCATGAGGATCTTACCAGCAGCCCTACAATAGTCCCGGAAAGTGTTCGGCACCTATCCCTGATCGGTGGAGGATGCCATGCCCTGGCTAAGCTTAAGGAGATGGAAAACCCTGTGCTTAACAAGTTGAAGACGTTATTAGTCTTCGAGGGCTCCGCAATTGACAAGGAAGTAACCGAGCAACTCAAGGCCGTCACTATGCTGGACTTGGCTGGCACACAGATCGTCGATCTGCCAAAAGGCATCGGCAAGTGTAAACATCTGCGGTACCTAGGCCTCCCGGATACCATCAGGAGCCTTCCTGCCGCCGTTACAAAGCTGTTGCATCTGCAGACTCTGTCCCTGGGCAAGAAATGCACGCTTGATCAGGGCTTCCCAGCTCATGGCATGTGCAGCTTGATCAATCTGAGGCACCTCGACATGCCCGTCAAGTACATTGGCATGATAAGTCACCTTGGAAGGCTGAAGCAACTCCAGGGGTCAATCGAGTTGTGCGCTGACAAGGGACAGAGGCATGTCATCCTCCAAGAGCTTGCCGGCATGAACTCCCTCCACGGCACCATCACCGTGAAGGGGCTTCACGCGGTCGCCAGAAAGGAAGAAGCTCAGAAAGCCCGCCTTGAAAAGAAAGAGCATGCTAAGGTCCTAAAGTTTGAATGGTCGGGGGAACGAGCTTGCTCCATCCGCTCACAGGAGCAAGTTTTTGAGGGGCTCCGGCCACCCCGTAACATACAAGAGCTGCACATCCGCAGGTACCAGGGCACATCATCGCCTAGCTGGCTGGAGGGCAACCACCTAAAAAACTTGAGTCAGCTGCATCTCATAAACTGCCCCAATTGCAAGGTGCTTCCATGTCTTAACCAGCTGCCTGACCTCAGGGTTCTGCACATCAAAGAGATGCGCTCCGTCAGTCGGATTGACCGCATGCTCTTGGGCGGCAGAGGCGGGGTTCTCCGGTCGCTGCAGAAACTTGAGCTGGATGATATGCCCAATCTGGCCGAGTGGAGCGTCGATTCCACCGGCGACGCGTTCCCTCGCCTCCAAGAGGTACACATCCTTAACTGCCCCAAACTGAAGCACCTGCCACGGATCCCATCCACCGTCATCAACTTGAAGATAGAGCACGAAAACTCTTACCTTCACATGTACCCCTGCTCGAGGTCGACGTCGGCCTCTTTTGTTTTGGAAATCCACGGGGAGGCGGTGGAGCGGCTGCAGCAAGATTTCCTCCTCCAGGATCCCGCCAGGGATAACCACGCCCTGAGCATTAAGAGCTACGCAGGGCCCGGTGAAGTAAGCATCAACCTTCTCTCTTCTGCCAGAAGCCTTTCGTTGAGCCGATGCGTCGTGACGGATCGGCAGCTTGAGATGTTCTTCCAGAAACTGCAGTCCCTCGAGATGCTGGAGATCTCTGATTGCACCGAGTTCCGCGCGTTCCCGGACGACGCCGTACCAGCGACGCTGAAATCTCTTAGGTTGAAAGGATGCCACCCCACGCTTATGGAGGAGCTACATGATAGGACAAGCCCTACGTGGGCAAGGATTAACTCAATCCCCAGAGTCAACATTATTGACTGA